A genomic segment from Streptomyces sp. NBC_00459 encodes:
- a CDS encoding MarR family winged helix-turn-helix transcriptional regulator — protein MTAVPTAPESELSTGLLLFLPYRALESRIFAVLSEAGFDDFTPAQARVLQRVGPDGTRLTELAEQAQITKQTAGFLVDQLEKAGYVTREPDPSDRRARLVCLAERARAAQPVAARVVAEVEAEWEAHLGKRRMTQLRQALTLLREITDPYA, from the coding sequence ATGACCGCCGTACCCACCGCACCCGAGAGTGAGCTCAGCACCGGACTGCTCCTCTTCCTCCCGTACCGGGCCCTGGAGAGCCGCATCTTCGCCGTGCTCTCCGAGGCCGGTTTCGACGACTTCACGCCCGCCCAGGCCCGCGTACTCCAGCGCGTCGGCCCGGACGGCACCAGGCTCACCGAACTCGCCGAGCAGGCCCAGATCACCAAGCAGACCGCCGGCTTCCTGGTCGACCAGCTGGAGAAGGCGGGCTACGTGACACGAGAGCCGGACCCGTCCGACAGACGGGCCCGGCTGGTGTGTCTCGCGGAGCGGGCTCGTGCCGCGCAGCCCGTCGCCGCCAGGGTGGTGGCCGAGGTGGAGGCGGAGTGGGAGGCCCACCTCGGCAAGCGCCGGATGACTCAACTCCGCCAGGCACTCACGCTGTTGAGGGAGATCACCGACCCGTACGCGTGA
- a CDS encoding maleylpyruvate isomerase family mycothiol-dependent enzyme — protein MGVVLETDERWQVVDAERTSLAELLAGLSVAEWERPTRCGDWRVRDVAAHLTIAARMSYGTVAREFVRARGNVDRMIHDTAVQEARLPVEEIVANLRATIGSRRLAPGTTRREPLLDILVHGQDIAQALGRERVMPPAAARDAADRVWTMRFPPRPWPLPEGRLVATDIEWTRGEKGREIRGPISELLLLLTGRG, from the coding sequence ATGGGTGTCGTGCTGGAGACGGACGAACGCTGGCAGGTGGTGGATGCCGAGCGGACGAGTCTGGCGGAGCTGCTGGCAGGGCTGAGCGTGGCGGAGTGGGAGCGGCCCACCCGGTGCGGCGACTGGCGCGTACGGGATGTGGCCGCGCATCTGACCATCGCGGCACGCATGTCGTACGGCACGGTGGCGCGGGAATTCGTCCGAGCCCGGGGGAACGTCGACCGGATGATCCACGACACGGCGGTCCAGGAGGCGCGGCTACCGGTCGAGGAGATCGTCGCCAACCTGCGCGCGACGATCGGCTCCCGTCGGCTGGCGCCCGGTACGACCCGCCGCGAACCCCTCCTCGACATTCTCGTCCACGGCCAGGACATCGCACAGGCGCTGGGCAGGGAGCGCGTGATGCCTCCGGCGGCGGCGCGGGATGCGGCGGACCGGGTGTGGACGATGCGGTTTCCGCCGAGGCCGTGGCCGTTGCCGGAGGGGCGGTTGGTCGCCACGGACATCGAGTGGACGCGGGGAGAGAAGGGCAGGGAGATCCGCGGGCCGATCTCGGAGCTGCTGCTTCTGCTGACGGGGCGGGGGTAG
- a CDS encoding TetR/AcrR family transcriptional regulator, with protein sequence MSAMTTGTTSRADVNRRRILDVALAELLRDPDASMDQIARAAGVVRRTVYGHFPNREALISTLLDGAVEAVAAAHAEGTEGAAEDPAECVARSTLAVWQVADRYRILVGLAQRSVTVQGIRDRFTPVREAAVEVLRRGLEEGVFTSPLPAPALAYAHEQMLFALMEAVNDGLLAPEEAGRSAAVTLLSAAGVPASRATALVAELSDVPTERRAH encoded by the coding sequence ATGTCAGCCATGACCACGGGCACCACCAGCCGCGCCGACGTGAATCGCCGCCGCATTCTCGATGTCGCTCTCGCCGAGCTGCTGCGCGACCCCGACGCCTCGATGGACCAGATCGCGCGCGCCGCGGGTGTCGTACGACGGACCGTGTACGGGCATTTCCCGAACCGGGAGGCGCTCATCAGCACGCTGCTCGACGGCGCCGTCGAGGCGGTTGCCGCCGCGCACGCGGAGGGCACCGAGGGCGCCGCCGAGGATCCGGCGGAGTGCGTGGCCCGGTCCACGCTTGCGGTCTGGCAGGTCGCCGACCGCTACCGCATCCTCGTCGGGCTCGCCCAGCGCAGTGTCACCGTGCAGGGGATCCGCGACCGGTTCACCCCGGTGCGGGAGGCGGCTGTCGAGGTGCTCCGACGGGGCCTGGAGGAGGGCGTCTTCACCTCACCCCTGCCTGCGCCGGCGCTGGCGTATGCGCACGAGCAGATGTTGTTCGCGCTGATGGAGGCGGTGAACGACGGGCTCCTCGCACCGGAGGAGGCGGGCCGCTCAGCCGCGGTCACCCTGCTGTCGGCGGCGGGCGTCCCCGCCTCCCGGGCCACCGCACTGGTGGCCGAGCTGAGCGACGTGCCGACCGAGCGACGTGCCCACTGA
- a CDS encoding NAD-dependent epimerase/dehydratase family protein, with product MRDVLVIGGNRYFGKRLIGRLIAAGDRVTVLNRGSAPPPAGAIHLVADRDDEAALNSALGDRAFDAVVDQVCYTPRQAVIARRVFGGGRTRRYVMTSTVEVYEYEDSLVYEDTVVPVREDAVDPRTVPVRLELPWHKPEFRETHYGEGKRQAEAVFASASADDTGTGSDTDSASTAAGGTEFPYSAVRVAHVLGGDDDFTGRLDHYAQRIRTSTPIAVPTENRPATYIHVEEIADFLFWTVGEDFTGPVNAASHGLLTTEELCAAVARHIPNGRTVFRNVDVGKVSPFSFSRSYGMDNSRATELGFTFGRVQEWLPRAVAETLGAEAGRKGFGEG from the coding sequence ATGCGTGACGTATTGGTCATCGGCGGTAATCGCTATTTCGGAAAACGTCTCATCGGCAGGCTGATCGCCGCCGGAGACCGGGTCACTGTTCTCAACCGGGGCTCCGCTCCCCCGCCGGCCGGTGCAATTCACCTGGTCGCCGACCGCGACGACGAGGCCGCCCTGAATTCCGCTCTCGGCGACCGCGCCTTCGACGCCGTCGTCGACCAGGTCTGCTACACGCCCCGCCAGGCGGTGATCGCCCGGCGCGTCTTCGGCGGCGGCCGTACCCGGCGCTATGTGATGACGTCCACGGTCGAGGTGTACGAGTACGAGGACTCCCTCGTCTACGAAGACACCGTTGTCCCCGTGCGCGAGGACGCCGTCGATCCGCGTACCGTCCCCGTCCGTCTTGAACTCCCTTGGCACAAGCCGGAGTTCCGCGAAACGCACTACGGCGAGGGCAAGCGCCAGGCGGAGGCGGTCTTCGCATCCGCATCCGCCGATGACACCGGCACCGGCTCCGACACCGATTCCGCCTCCACGGCGGCCGGCGGTACGGAGTTCCCGTACAGCGCCGTGCGTGTGGCCCATGTCCTGGGCGGGGACGATGACTTCACCGGCCGGCTCGACCACTACGCCCAGCGCATCCGTACGAGCACACCCATAGCCGTACCGACCGAAAACCGGCCCGCGACCTACATCCACGTCGAGGAGATCGCCGACTTCCTGTTCTGGACGGTGGGCGAGGACTTCACCGGGCCGGTCAACGCGGCCTCCCACGGCCTGCTGACCACCGAGGAGTTGTGCGCGGCCGTGGCCCGACACATCCCGAACGGCAGGACCGTCTTCCGGAACGTCGACGTCGGCAAGGTGTCCCCGTTCTCCTTCTCGCGCTCGTACGGCATGGACAACTCCCGGGCCACGGAGCTCGGGTTCACCTTCGGCCGCGTACAGGAATGGCTGCCCCGCGCGGTCGCCGAGACGCTCGGGGCGGAGGCGGGAAGGAAGGGGTTCGGGGAGGGCTAA
- a CDS encoding Lrp/AsnC family transcriptional regulator, which produces MGHPAGVPKEPRQSRAAANETSVAFDALDRQILEHLQTDGRIKLSELGRRVRLSPAAVTERVRRLESAGAITGYGARVAPARLGYGIQAFIRVDPHGGYTLKHPRTLELLARPEITEVHHVVGEDCWILKVAVENTAHLEDVLEQTSALGRTTTSIVLSSPVEGKPLLPPG; this is translated from the coding sequence ATGGGACATCCGGCCGGGGTACCGAAAGAACCACGGCAGTCGCGAGCCGCCGCCAACGAAACGTCGGTGGCCTTCGACGCGCTGGACCGGCAGATCCTGGAGCACCTCCAGACCGACGGCCGGATCAAGCTGAGCGAGCTGGGCAGGAGGGTGCGGCTGAGTCCGGCGGCGGTCACGGAGCGCGTACGCCGGCTGGAGTCGGCGGGCGCGATCACCGGATACGGCGCCCGCGTCGCCCCCGCGCGCCTCGGCTACGGCATCCAGGCCTTCATCCGGGTCGACCCGCACGGCGGCTACACCCTGAAGCACCCCAGGACCCTGGAGCTGCTCGCCCGTCCCGAGATCACCGAGGTGCACCACGTGGTCGGCGAGGACTGCTGGATCCTCAAGGTGGCGGTGGAGAACACGGCCCATCTGGAGGACGTCCTTGAACAGACGTCGGCGCTGGGCCGCACGACGACGTCGATCGTGCTGTCGTCCCCGGTCGAGGGGAAGCCGCTGCTGCCCCCGGGATGA
- a CDS encoding helix-turn-helix domain-containing protein, whose translation MPAAVVTPGLDRHAELREFLHSRRARLKPEDVGLPTHGRRRVPGLRREELAQLAGVSFTYYVRLEQGYGDGISVQVLNAVARALRLTEDEHAHLIGLAQAERQSAAQVEGRQRLRPVVQHLLDALGVPAFVVGRRLDVLGRNPLAAAVFGNWTPMWPEERSLPRLFFLTPMLRERCADPGRVAAMIVGTLRVCVGKYPDDPHVAMLVGELSAKSAEFQRLWAQHDVGCGRNGRIVRMEHPLVGEFQLVPVSMVLSDDCSQRLLTFHAEPGSSSEKSLRTLADGESEPLR comes from the coding sequence ATGCCTGCAGCGGTGGTGACGCCAGGACTCGACCGCCATGCCGAGCTGAGGGAGTTCCTGCATTCGCGCAGGGCCCGGCTCAAGCCCGAGGACGTGGGCCTGCCGACGCACGGTCGTCGTCGCGTTCCCGGGCTGAGGCGCGAGGAGCTGGCGCAGCTGGCGGGGGTGTCGTTCACGTACTACGTGCGATTGGAGCAGGGGTACGGCGACGGCATCTCGGTCCAGGTGCTGAACGCGGTAGCCCGCGCCCTGCGCCTGACCGAGGACGAGCATGCCCATCTGATCGGGCTGGCCCAGGCCGAGCGGCAGAGCGCGGCGCAGGTCGAGGGTCGGCAGCGGTTGCGGCCTGTCGTCCAGCACCTCCTCGACGCACTCGGCGTCCCTGCCTTCGTCGTCGGCCGGCGTTTGGACGTCCTGGGACGAAACCCGCTCGCCGCCGCCGTGTTCGGGAACTGGACACCTATGTGGCCCGAGGAGCGCAGCCTGCCCCGGTTGTTCTTCCTGACTCCCATGCTGCGTGAGCGTTGCGCCGACCCCGGTCGTGTGGCGGCCATGATCGTCGGCACTCTGCGTGTGTGCGTCGGCAAGTATCCGGACGACCCGCATGTCGCCATGCTGGTGGGGGAGTTGTCGGCGAAGAGTGCGGAGTTCCAGCGGCTGTGGGCACAGCACGACGTGGGCTGTGGGCGCAACGGCCGCATTGTGCGAATGGAGCACCCTTTGGTGGGAGAGTTTCAACTCGTCCCCGTGTCCATGGTGCTGTCCGACGACTGTTCCCAGCGCTTGTTGACTTTCCATGCCGAGCCGGGCTCCTCGTCGGAGAAATCCCTTCGGACGCTGGCGGACGGGGAGTCGGAGCCGCTTCGCTGA
- a CDS encoding cation:dicarboxylate symporter family transporter encodes MPTTTSRRAAVATSSSTAPAAPAAKRDRTHYLYIAVIAAVAAGIAVGLIAPDFAVELKPIGTGFVNLIKMMISPIIFCTIVLGIGSVRKAAKVGKVGGIALGYFVLMSFVALGIGLVVGNIIEPGTGLALTDAVKETGQAQVSAEAKDTTEFLLGIIPTTFVAAFTVPEVLQTLLIALLAGFAIQGMGSTGAPILRGVEHIQRLVFRILGMVMWAAPVGAFGAMAAVTGSAGLDALKQLAILMLSFYLTCFLFVFLVLGALLKIFTGLNVFSLFKYLGREFLLILSTSSSESALPRLIAKMEHLGVSKPVVGITVPTGYSFNLDGTMIYMTMASLFIADAMGTPMSVSEQIPLLLFLLVASKGAAGVTGAGLATLAGGLSSHKPALVDGLGLIVGIDRFMSEARALTNFAGNAVATVLIGTWTNEIDKTRVAEVLAGQHPFDEKTLIDEKDGFHPDSESADVPEQGGEKELAKA; translated from the coding sequence ATGCCGACGACGACGTCAAGGAGGGCAGCCGTGGCCACCTCATCCTCAACGGCACCTGCCGCACCCGCCGCCAAGCGGGACCGTACCCACTACCTCTACATCGCGGTCATCGCCGCGGTGGCCGCCGGTATCGCCGTGGGCCTGATCGCCCCGGACTTCGCGGTCGAGCTGAAGCCGATCGGTACCGGCTTCGTCAACCTGATCAAGATGATGATCTCGCCGATCATCTTCTGCACGATCGTGCTCGGTATCGGTTCGGTACGGAAGGCCGCGAAGGTCGGCAAGGTCGGCGGTATCGCGCTCGGCTACTTCGTGCTCATGTCGTTCGTCGCGCTCGGCATCGGCCTGGTCGTCGGCAACATCATCGAGCCGGGCACCGGCCTCGCGCTGACCGACGCCGTCAAGGAGACCGGCCAGGCCCAGGTCTCGGCCGAGGCCAAGGACACCACCGAGTTCCTGCTCGGGATCATCCCGACGACGTTCGTGGCCGCGTTCACCGTGCCCGAGGTCCTCCAGACGCTGCTGATCGCCCTGCTCGCCGGGTTCGCGATCCAGGGCATGGGCTCCACCGGCGCGCCGATCCTGCGCGGCGTCGAGCACATCCAGCGCCTCGTCTTCCGCATCCTCGGCATGGTCATGTGGGCCGCGCCCGTCGGTGCGTTCGGCGCCATGGCCGCGGTGACGGGGTCCGCCGGCCTCGACGCGCTCAAGCAGCTCGCCATCCTGATGCTGTCCTTCTACCTCACCTGTTTCCTCTTCGTCTTCCTGGTGCTCGGCGCGCTGCTGAAGATCTTCACGGGCCTCAACGTCTTCTCGCTCTTCAAGTACCTGGGCCGTGAGTTCCTGCTGATCCTCTCGACCTCCTCCTCCGAGTCCGCGCTGCCGCGCCTCATCGCGAAGATGGAGCACCTGGGCGTCAGCAAGCCCGTGGTCGGCATCACCGTCCCGACCGGCTACTCGTTCAACCTCGACGGCACCATGATCTACATGACCATGGCGTCCCTGTTCATCGCCGACGCCATGGGTACGCCGATGTCGGTCAGTGAGCAGATCCCGCTGCTCCTCTTCCTGCTCGTCGCCTCGAAGGGCGCGGCGGGTGTCACCGGCGCCGGTCTCGCGACCCTGGCCGGCGGTCTCTCCTCGCACAAGCCCGCCCTGGTGGACGGCCTCGGCCTGATCGTCGGCATCGACCGCTTCATGAGCGAGGCCCGCGCCCTCACGAACTTCGCGGGCAACGCGGTCGCCACGGTCCTGATCGGCACCTGGACCAACGAGATCGACAAGACGCGCGTCGCGGAGGTCCTCGCCGGTCAGCACCCCTTCGACGAGAAGACGCTCATCGACGAGAAGGACGGCTTCCACCCGGACTCCGAGTCCGCGGACGTCCCCGAGCAGGGCGGCGAGAAGGAACTCGCCAAGGCCTGA
- a CDS encoding MFS transporter gives MRLVRTEPVEGATRPYARRWWALLVLCLSLLIIVMANTALTVAAPDMTQDLGLSSADLQWVIDGYTVPYAALMLLLGAIGDKYSRRGALVLGLVVFGAGSVAGSLVGSATGVIAARAVMGVGAALIMPATLSLLAATFPRAERAKAITLWTATAGLAIAAGPLVAGALLENHGWSSTFLINVPIAALAIVGALVLVPPSKAGHHDRIDYVGGLLSVVWIGALVYTIIEGPHFGWGVKAVTAAVAAGLGLVLFVGWELRHPRPVLDVRRFTQRRFAGSNLAVALFFLAVFGAFYYLTQHLQFVLGYDALDTGLRMLPLAGAVFVGSALTGYFTPRVGMKVTVTAGMVGGTAALALLSQVDSGSSYGTFVAPLVVLGLAIGLALSPCTDAIMGAFPEAELGVGGAVNDTSLELGGSLGIAILGSLLSTSYASHLADATNGSKLPAGALSSAQDSVGAGYQVAQAIGTQARQLAAQASQAASAGNTGQAAELKAQATQLAQGARQMADAVGSSFSDAVAHTSLIGAVILGVGTVLVAVLLPGKGSVDGGRTEETETESEPETDSGPESDSGPESDSGADVPARSSKSSGSSESSEASDSSESDDASELTRTGR, from the coding sequence ATGCGACTTGTCAGGACGGAACCCGTCGAGGGGGCGACCCGCCCCTACGCCCGGCGCTGGTGGGCGCTCCTCGTGCTGTGCCTGAGCCTGCTGATCATCGTGATGGCGAACACCGCCCTCACCGTCGCCGCCCCCGACATGACCCAGGACCTGGGCCTTTCCAGCGCCGATCTCCAGTGGGTCATAGACGGCTACACCGTCCCGTACGCGGCCCTGATGCTGCTGCTCGGCGCGATCGGCGACAAGTACAGCCGGCGCGGGGCGCTCGTCCTCGGCCTGGTCGTCTTCGGCGCGGGGTCGGTCGCGGGCTCGCTGGTCGGGTCGGCCACCGGGGTCATCGCGGCCCGTGCCGTCATGGGCGTGGGCGCCGCACTGATCATGCCCGCGACGCTCTCCCTCCTCGCCGCGACCTTCCCGCGCGCCGAACGCGCCAAGGCGATCACCCTGTGGACCGCCACCGCCGGCCTCGCCATCGCGGCCGGACCGCTGGTCGCGGGCGCGCTGCTGGAGAACCACGGCTGGTCCTCGACGTTCCTGATCAACGTGCCGATCGCCGCGCTCGCGATCGTCGGCGCCCTCGTCCTCGTACCGCCGTCCAAGGCCGGGCACCACGACCGGATCGACTACGTCGGTGGGCTGCTGTCCGTGGTGTGGATCGGCGCGCTGGTCTACACGATCATCGAGGGTCCGCACTTCGGCTGGGGCGTCAAGGCGGTCACGGCGGCGGTCGCCGCAGGTCTCGGCCTCGTCCTCTTCGTCGGGTGGGAACTGCGCCACCCGCGCCCGGTCCTCGACGTACGCCGCTTCACACAGCGCCGGTTCGCGGGCTCCAACCTCGCGGTCGCCCTGTTCTTCCTGGCGGTCTTCGGCGCGTTCTACTACCTCACCCAGCACCTCCAGTTCGTGCTCGGCTACGACGCCCTGGACACCGGCCTGCGCATGCTGCCGCTGGCGGGTGCGGTCTTCGTCGGCTCGGCCCTCACCGGCTACTTCACCCCGCGCGTCGGCATGAAGGTCACGGTCACGGCGGGCATGGTCGGCGGTACGGCGGCCCTCGCGCTGCTCTCGCAGGTGGACTCCGGCTCGTCGTACGGAACCTTCGTCGCCCCTCTCGTCGTCCTCGGCCTTGCGATCGGCCTCGCGCTCTCCCCGTGCACGGACGCGATCATGGGGGCGTTCCCCGAGGCCGAACTGGGCGTCGGCGGCGCGGTGAACGACACCTCGCTGGAGCTTGGCGGCTCGCTCGGCATCGCGATCCTCGGCTCACTGCTCTCCACGTCGTACGCCTCCCATCTCGCCGACGCGACGAACGGCAGCAAGCTGCCGGCGGGCGCGCTGAGTTCGGCCCAGGACTCGGTCGGCGCGGGCTACCAGGTGGCCCAGGCGATCGGCACACAGGCCCGGCAGCTCGCGGCACAGGCGTCGCAGGCGGCGAGCGCGGGAAACACCGGGCAGGCTGCCGAGTTGAAGGCGCAGGCCACCCAACTCGCCCAGGGGGCGCGGCAGATGGCGGACGCGGTCGGCTCGTCCTTCTCGGATGCGGTGGCCCACACGAGCCTGATCGGGGCGGTGATCCTGGGGGTGGGGACGGTGCTGGTCGCTGTTCTGCTGCCGGGGAAGGGGAGCGTGGACGGCGGTCGTACGGAGGAAACCGAAACGGAGTCGGAGCCGGAAACGGATTCGGGGCCGGAGTCGGATTCGGGGCCGGAGTCGGACTCCGGGGCGGATGTACCCGCCCGGTCATCCAAGTCCTCAGGGTCATCGGAGTCGTCCGAGGCGTCAGACTCATCCGAGTCCGACGACGCGTCCGAGCTCACGCGTACGGGTCGGTGA
- a CDS encoding ASCH domain-containing protein, producing MTTAEQPPQPENPPTPESLPTPEGLPAPEGLPKAEFAFPGPLRDQLVAAVLDGSKTSTTGLIVDYEHEGESLPEVGSRSVVVDSEDRPVGIIEVTGVRVVPLAEVDLAHALDEGEGYADVAAWRAGHERFWHSAEMRAALDDPGFTVDDTTPAVLERFRLVADLRL from the coding sequence ATGACGACCGCCGAGCAGCCGCCCCAGCCCGAGAACCCTCCGACACCGGAGAGCCTCCCGACGCCGGAAGGGCTTCCGGCACCCGAGGGGCTTCCCAAGGCCGAGTTCGCCTTTCCCGGTCCGCTGCGCGACCAGCTCGTCGCCGCGGTTCTCGACGGTTCGAAGACATCCACGACCGGACTCATCGTCGACTACGAGCACGAGGGTGAGTCTCTGCCGGAGGTCGGGAGCCGTTCGGTGGTCGTCGACTCCGAGGACCGACCGGTCGGGATCATCGAGGTCACGGGCGTACGGGTGGTCCCGCTGGCCGAGGTGGATCTCGCCCACGCGCTGGACGAGGGCGAGGGCTACGCCGATGTGGCCGCGTGGCGGGCAGGCCATGAGCGGTTCTGGCACAGTGCCGAGATGCGGGCTGCCCTGGACGACCCCGGGTTCACCGTGGACGACACGACACCGGCGGTACTGGAACGGTTCCGGCTCGTGGCCGACCTCCGGCTCTGA
- a CDS encoding MerR family transcriptional regulator has translation MRIGELAARAGTTTRTLRYYESRGLLPARRTDNGYRAYDEDDLKLLRQIRTLQDFGFDLEETRPFVDCLRAGHPEGDSCPASLAVYRRKLDELDALIGELQSVRAKVGEQLTRAERARDELAAEATVPGGPEPACEWGGRTR, from the coding sequence ATGCGAATCGGGGAGCTTGCGGCGCGGGCCGGGACCACCACACGGACCCTGCGGTACTACGAGTCGCGGGGGCTGCTGCCCGCGCGGCGCACGGACAACGGCTACCGCGCCTACGACGAGGACGACCTGAAGCTGCTCCGGCAGATCCGGACGCTCCAGGACTTCGGGTTCGACCTGGAGGAGACCCGGCCCTTCGTGGACTGCCTGCGGGCGGGCCACCCGGAGGGCGACTCCTGCCCGGCGTCACTCGCCGTCTACCGCCGCAAGCTGGACGAACTCGACGCGCTGATCGGCGAGTTGCAGTCGGTACGGGCGAAGGTCGGCGAACAGCTGACGCGGGCCGAGCGGGCGCGCGACGAGTTGGCGGCCGAGGCGACGGTTCCGGGCGGCCCGGAACCGGCATGCGAATGGGGAGGACGAACGCGATGA
- a CDS encoding transposase domain-containing protein, with product MLPGGGAGVGELSGLGLLTWVYRPGLVDRVVAACGRAEHRRRLLPARLVVYFVLALAQFSPAPYLEVMRHLVEGLRSQGLLGEWRIPAKSSLFRARQRLGSEPLRVLFATTAKPMGTGATPGVLLAGDAAAGGGRHVLGRGRQRGTWPTRYAGHYSNAPSCPKSASLR from the coding sequence GTGCTTCCCGGGGGTGGTGCGGGTGTCGGCGAGTTATCGGGGCTGGGGCTGCTGACCTGGGTGTATCGGCCTGGGTTGGTGGATCGTGTGGTGGCTGCCTGTGGTCGTGCGGAGCATCGTAGACGTCTGCTGCCGGCCCGGCTGGTGGTGTATTTCGTGCTCGCCCTTGCCCAGTTCTCGCCGGCACCATATCTGGAGGTGATGCGGCACCTGGTCGAGGGCCTGCGGAGCCAGGGGCTGTTGGGCGAGTGGCGCATCCCTGCGAAGTCGTCACTGTTTCGGGCCCGCCAGCGCCTGGGATCGGAGCCGTTGCGGGTGCTGTTTGCCACGACCGCGAAGCCGATGGGCACCGGGGCCACTCCCGGGGTGCTTCTGGCGGGGGATGCGGCTGCTGGCGGTGGACGGCACGTGCTGGGACGTGGCCGACAGCGCGGCACCTGGCCCACGCGGTACGCAGGCCACTACTCGAACGCGCCATCCTGCCCGAAGAGTGCTTCGCTCCGTTGA